The following coding sequences are from one Pigmentibacter sp. JX0631 window:
- the lspA gene encoding signal peptidase II, translated as MQKSNSNSEEKQLSTRQTIFSLCGYLFLFLGMVILDQVTKLWSEKAYLVNSSLTNIREYTQTSDAIFHIGSGLNWLHFDTTYVRNTGAAWGFMGNLPENIRPYFFYVLTSAAMVVILIFFFKTKSKLILTRLGIALIFSGAAGNFIDRVWLHYVIDWIHFSWNLFGWNYDYPVFNIADCAVTLGVTILIIETIIDEIRNRKAKKLAKG; from the coding sequence ATGCAAAAGTCTAATTCAAATTCAGAAGAAAAACAGCTTTCTACTCGGCAAACAATTTTTTCATTATGTGGGTATCTTTTTTTATTTCTTGGGATGGTTATTTTAGATCAGGTAACTAAATTATGGTCTGAAAAAGCTTATTTAGTCAATTCCTCTTTAACTAACATACGAGAATATACACAAACCTCTGATGCTATATTTCATATAGGAAGTGGCTTAAATTGGTTACACTTTGATACTACGTATGTAAGAAATACTGGTGCAGCATGGGGGTTTATGGGAAATTTACCCGAAAACATTCGTCCTTATTTCTTTTATGTTCTTACTAGTGCAGCAATGGTAGTTATTTTAATTTTCTTTTTTAAAACAAAATCTAAATTAATTTTAACACGCCTTGGAATTGCGCTTATTTTTTCTGGAGCAGCAGGTAATTTTATTGATAGAGTTTGGTTACATTATGTTATAGACTGGATTCATTTCAGTTGGAATTTATTTGGATGGAATTACGATTATCCAGTATTTAATATTGCAGATTGTGCGGTTACTTTAGGTGTTACTATTTTAATCATCGAAACAATTATAGATGAAATTCGTAATCGTAAAGCGAAAAAACTGGCAAAAGGTTGA
- a CDS encoding ATP-dependent Clp protease ATP-binding subunit, whose product MAQQFLKNSTHRVNEIFQAGITEALNAQVKMLIPEFLLFAVLEQKDSIALKIADECKLDEVLVKTTIINGIYDSINQLQKKQDTHFSQTRDPTGMYGSPEVAFLLERADMERKNFGDAYISTGTLFLAFFDTRISSREILLKAGLSYEEAKKALLNVRGNHRVTNRDDEAKQSALTQYTRDITAMARRGELDPVTSREDEIERVIQVLSRRKKNNPVLIGEPGVGKTVIIEGLAQKIVDLEVPDHLVGKRVLSLEMADLVAGSKMHGEFEERLKAVKEEIIALEGQIILFIDEIHTVVGAGRTAGSLDASNILKSSLATGQLQCVGATTFKEYKQYVESDRALERRFQPIRVEEPSIEAAKEILKSIAIKYEKHHQIKYSPESLNAAVELSTKYIFSRSLPDKAIDLIDEAGALKRIKVVSIPPDIQKLEQEKAKKDIERNDYFNRQDFAMVASTQMELLNLENKISERRKQWESEMKQEDRVVTADDIAELVSKVTGIPAKKLQAEELEKLAHIEDELAKRLIGQKQAIQAVANALRRNRIGLRERKAPIGSFFFLGPTGVGKTELAKALAEYVLNDEQRLIRFDMTEFMERHETSKLIGSPPGFVGYGEGGQLTEKVKRQPYSVLLFDEVEKAHPDVFNLFLQILDDGRLTDAEGQKVSFENTLIVFTSNLGSEYISANKRSVGLGGQDKDLTNKEVTDLVLGELKKTFKPELLNRLDEIIVFEKLSQEDIEKILKLHIDKLALKVSKQGLKLDISPEAQKFLSERGFSPTNGARPLRRLLEAEVENKIAQEIIAKGKNKETGQVNGSTLLITLAKDNSEVIVKIK is encoded by the coding sequence ATGGCACAACAATTTTTGAAAAATTCTACCCATAGAGTAAATGAAATATTCCAAGCAGGTATCACTGAAGCATTAAATGCACAAGTAAAAATGCTCATTCCTGAATTCCTCTTATTTGCTGTTTTAGAACAAAAAGATTCCATTGCTTTGAAAATTGCTGATGAGTGTAAACTAGATGAAGTTTTAGTTAAAACAACTATAATAAATGGTATTTATGATAGTATTAATCAACTCCAAAAAAAACAAGATACACATTTTTCTCAAACGAGAGATCCTACTGGAATGTATGGATCTCCTGAAGTTGCTTTTTTGTTAGAAAGAGCAGATATGGAGAGAAAAAATTTTGGTGATGCTTATATCAGTACTGGAACCTTATTTCTTGCTTTTTTTGATACACGAATTAGTAGTAGAGAAATATTATTAAAAGCAGGATTATCTTATGAGGAAGCTAAAAAAGCTTTATTAAATGTTCGCGGCAATCATCGTGTAACAAATAGAGATGATGAAGCTAAACAGAGCGCATTAACTCAATATACAAGAGACATTACTGCAATGGCTAGAAGAGGAGAACTTGATCCTGTTACTTCTAGAGAAGATGAAATAGAGCGTGTAATTCAAGTTTTATCTCGAAGAAAAAAGAATAATCCAGTGTTAATTGGCGAACCAGGAGTAGGAAAAACCGTTATTATAGAAGGACTCGCACAAAAAATTGTGGATCTTGAAGTTCCAGATCATCTAGTTGGAAAAAGAGTTCTCAGTCTAGAAATGGCTGATTTGGTAGCTGGAAGCAAAATGCATGGTGAATTTGAGGAACGATTAAAAGCAGTAAAAGAAGAAATAATTGCTCTTGAAGGTCAAATTATTTTATTTATTGATGAAATTCATACTGTTGTTGGAGCAGGAAGAACAGCTGGTTCCCTTGATGCTTCAAATATATTAAAAAGTTCTTTAGCAACAGGACAACTCCAATGCGTAGGAGCAACTACTTTTAAAGAATATAAACAATATGTTGAAAGTGATAGAGCTTTAGAAAGGCGTTTTCAGCCAATTAGAGTTGAAGAACCTTCTATTGAAGCGGCAAAAGAAATTTTAAAATCGATTGCAATAAAATACGAAAAACATCATCAAATTAAATATAGTCCAGAAAGTTTAAATGCTGCTGTTGAATTAAGTACTAAATATATATTTAGTAGAAGCTTACCAGATAAAGCAATAGATTTAATAGATGAAGCAGGGGCATTAAAACGAATTAAAGTAGTGAGCATTCCACCAGATATTCAAAAGCTTGAGCAAGAAAAAGCAAAAAAAGACATCGAAAGAAATGATTATTTTAATCGCCAAGATTTTGCTATGGTTGCTAGTACACAAATGGAATTATTAAATTTGGAAAATAAAATTTCTGAGCGTCGAAAGCAATGGGAATCAGAAATGAAACAAGAAGATCGTGTTGTTACTGCAGATGATATTGCAGAACTTGTTTCGAAGGTAACAGGAATTCCTGCAAAAAAACTTCAAGCAGAAGAACTCGAAAAACTGGCGCATATCGAAGACGAATTAGCAAAACGTTTAATTGGACAAAAACAAGCTATTCAAGCTGTAGCAAATGCATTGCGCAGAAATAGGATTGGTCTTCGCGAAAGAAAAGCTCCAATTGGTAGTTTTTTCTTTCTTGGTCCTACAGGTGTAGGAAAAACTGAACTCGCAAAAGCTTTAGCTGAATATGTTCTTAATGATGAACAACGTTTGATTCGTTTTGATATGACTGAATTTATGGAAAGACATGAAACTTCAAAATTAATTGGCTCTCCACCTGGATTTGTAGGGTATGGTGAAGGTGGGCAATTAACAGAAAAAGTTAAAAGACAGCCTTATAGCGTATTACTATTTGATGAGGTTGAAAAAGCGCATCCCGATGTATTTAATTTGTTTTTACAAATTTTAGATGATGGACGTTTAACTGATGCAGAAGGGCAAAAAGTAAGTTTTGAAAATACTTTGATTGTATTTACAAGTAATTTAGGAAGTGAATATATCAGTGCAAATAAACGTTCTGTTGGTTTAGGGGGACAGGATAAAGACTTAACAAATAAAGAAGTAACAGATTTAGTATTAGGAGAACTGAAAAAAACTTTTAAACCTGAACTTTTAAACCGTTTAGATGAAATCATTGTTTTTGAAAAACTAAGTCAAGAAGATATCGAAAAAATATTAAAGTTACACATCGATAAATTAGCATTAAAAGTTAGTAAACAAGGTTTAAAATTAGATATTTCTCCAGAGGCACAAAAATTTCTTTCTGAGCGTGGTTTTAGTCCAACTAATGGTGCTCGTCCTTTAAGAAGACTTTTAGAGGCTGAAGTTGAAAATAAAATTGCACAAGAAATTATTGCTAAAGGAAAAAATAAAGAAACAGGACAAGTAAATGGAAGTACATTACTGATTACCTTAGCAAAAGATAACAGTGAAGTAATTGTTAAAATAAAGTAG